A genomic stretch from Gorilla gorilla gorilla isolate KB3781 chromosome 20, NHGRI_mGorGor1-v2.1_pri, whole genome shotgun sequence includes:
- the ANO8 gene encoding anoctamin-8 isoform X2, which produces MAEAASGAGGTSLEGERGKRPPPEGEPAAPASGVLDKLFGKRLLQAGRYLVSHKAWMKTVPTENCDVLMTFPDTTDDHTLLWLLNHIRVGIPELIVQVRHHRHTRAYAFFVTATYESLLRGADELGLRKAVKAEFGGGTRGFSCEEDFIYENVESELRFFTSQERQSIIRFWLQNLRAKQGEALHNVRFLEDQPIIPELAARGIIQQVFPVHEQRILNRLMKSWVQAVCENQPLDDICDYFGVKIAMYFAWLGFYTSAMVYPAVFGSVLYTFTEADQTSRDVSCVVFALFNVIWSTLFLEEWKRRGAELAYKWGTLDSPGEAVEEPRPQFRGVRRISPITRAEEFYYPPWKRLLFQLLVSLPLCLACLVCVFLLMLGCFQLQELVLSVKGLPRLARFLPKVMLALLVSVSAEGYKKLAIWLNDMENYRLESAYEKHLIIKVVLFQFVNSYLSLFYIGFYLKDMERLKEMLATLLITRQFLQNVREVLQPHLYRRLGRGELGLRAVWELARALLGLLSLRRPAPRRLEPQADEGGGGGSGGGGRRCLSGGCGAPEEEEEAALVERRRAGEGGEEGDGPPGGKEEDEDDEEEEDEEEEEDEEEGEEGGLLDCGLRLKKVSFAERGAGRRRPGPSPEALLEEGSPTMVEKGLEPGVFTLAEEDDEAEGAPGSPEREPPAILFRRAGGEGRDQGPDGGPDPEPGSNSDSTRRQRRQNRSSWIDPPEEEHSPQLTQAELESSMKKYEDTFQDYQEMFVQFGYVVLFSSAFPLAALCALVNNLIEIRSDAFKLCTGLQRPFGQRVESIGQWQHFALLLKYLIHVAIPDIPGWVAEEMAKLEYQRREAFKRHERQAQHRYQQQQRRRREEEERQRHAEHHARREHDSGGREEARAEGSGLDPATSSEKASAKAKGSTAGGHGPERPKRPGSLLAPNNVMKLKQIIPLQGKFLSSGATSSLAAAGAGATTRPPPAQSPTGSDTRLPAFLSFKFLKSPETRRDSERSHSPPKAFHAGKLFPFGGTRAEPGSNGAGGQARPDGTPSSGSSRVQRSGPVDEALAEELEAPRPEEEGSGTALAPVGAPALRTRRSRSPAPPPPMPLPRPPTPPAGCWQWDGPWGCGGEGAAPRQTLAAAECPPCAMAGPPPAPQPLPGDASFYSLPPPPLPPTSDPLETPAPSPSPSPSPQAVCWPSGWH; this is translated from the exons ATGGCCGAGGCCGCCTCAGGCGCCGGGGGCACGTCCCTGGAGGGCGAGCGTGGCAAGAGGCCCCCGCCGGAGGGCGAGCCTGCAGCCCCGGCGTCCGGAGTTCTGG ATAAGCTTTTCGGAAAGCGGCTCCTGCAGGCGGGTCGCTACCTGGTGTCCCACAAGGCGTGGATGAAGACGGTGCCTACAGAGAACTGCGACGTGCTGATGACCTTCCCAG ACACGACCGATGACCACACGCTGCTATGGCTGCTGAACCACATCCGCGTGGGCATCCCCGAGCTCATCGTGCAAGTCCGCCACCACCGCCACACGCGTGCCTACGCCTTCTTTGTCACCGCCACGTATGAGAG CCTACTCCGAGGGGCCGACGAGCTGGGTCTGCGCAAGGCAGTGAAGGCCGAGTTTGGCGGGGGCACCCGCGGCTTCTCCTGCGAGGAGGACTTTATCTATGAGAATGTGGAGAGCGAGCTACGCTTCTTCACCTCCCAG GAACGCCAGAGCATCATCCGCTTCTGGCTGCAGAATTTGCGTGCCAAGCAGGGAGAAGCACTCCACAACGTGCGCTTCCTGGAGGACCAGCCAATCA TCCCCGAGCTGGCAGCACGTGGGATCATCCAGCAGGTGTTCCCTGTCCACGAGCAGCGTATTCTGAACCGCCTCATGAAGTCATGGGTGCAGGCCGTGTGTGAAAACCAGCCTCTAG ATGACATCTGTGATTACTTTGGTGTGAAAATTGCCATGTACTTCGCCTGGCTGGGCTTCTACACGTCGGCTATGGTATACCCAGCTGTCTTTGGGTCTGTCCTGTACACATTCACAGAGGCTGATCAG ACAAGCCGGGATGTTTCCTGCGTGGTCTTTGCCCTCTTCAACGTGATCTGGTCGACGCTGTTCCTAGAGGAATGGAAGCGGAGAGGGGCTGAGCTGGCATACAAGTGGGGGACGCTGGACTCACCTGGGGAAGCCGTGGAGGAGCCACGCCCCCAGTTCAGG GGCGTGCGACGTATCAGCCCCATCACACGGGCCGAGGAGTTCTACTACCCGCCCTGGAAGCGGCTGCTCTTCCAGCTGCTTGTGAGCCTCCCCCTGTGCCTGGCGTGCCTCGTCTGTGTCTTCTTGCTCATGCTTGGCTGCTTCCAGCTGCAG GAGCTGGTGCTGAGCGTGAAGGGGTTGCCCCGTCTCGCCCGATTCCTGCCTAAGGTCATGCTGGCCCTGCTTGTCAGTGTGAGTGCCGAGGGCTACAAGAAGCTAGCCATCTGGCTCAATGACATGG AAAATTACCGGCTGGAGAGCGCCTATGAGAAGCACCTCATCATCAAAGTTGTCCTG TTCCAGTTTGTCAACTCGTACCTGAGCCTCTTCTACATCGGTTTCTACCTCAAGGACATGGAGCGCTTGAAAGAG ATGCTGGCCACGCTGCTGATCACCCGCCAGTTCCTCCAGAACGTGCGCGAGGTCCTGCAGCCGCACCTGTACCGGCGCCTGGGCCGCGGCGAGCTGGGCCTGCGGGCCGTCTGGGAGCTGGCCCGAGCCCTGCTTGGCCTCCTGAGCCTCCGGCGCCCTGCGCCCCGCCGCCTCGAACCCCAGGCGGATGAGGGCGGGGGCGGCGGCAGCGGGGGCGGGGGCCGCAGGTGCCTCAGCGGGGGCTGCGGGGcgccggaggaggaggaggaggcggcgcTGGTGGAGCGGCGGCGGGCGGGGGAAGGCGGGGAGGAGGGGGACGGGCCTCCAGGGGGCAAGGAGGAGGACGAGGacgacgaggaggaggaggacgaggaggaagaggaggacgaggaggagggcGAGGAAGGGGGCCTCCTGGACTGCGGGCTCCGGCTGAAGAAGGTCAGCTTCGCTGAGCGCGGCGCGGGGCGGCGTCGGCCCGGCCCAAGCCCGGAGGCCCTCCTGGAGGAAGGGAGCCCCACTATGGTGGAGAAGGGGCTGGAGCCGGGAGTGTTCACCCTGGCCGAGGAGGACGACGAGGCGGAGGGGGCTCCCGGCAGCCCTGAACGGGAGCCCCCGGCCATCTTGTTCCGCCGGGCCGGGGGCGAGGGCCGAGACCAGGGGCCCGACGGGGGCCCGGACCCGGAACCCGGCTCCAACAGCGATTCGACCCGTAGGCAGAGACGGCAGAACCGGTCGTCTTGGATTGACCCGCCGGAGGAGGAACACTCGCCCCAGCTCACCCAGGCAGAGCTGGAGAGCAGTATGAAGAAGTACGAG GACACGTTCCAGGACTACCAGGAGATGTTCGTGCAGTTCGGCTACGTCGTGCTGTTCTCGTCCGCCTTCCCCCTGGCGGCGCTGTGCGCCCTGGTCAACAACCTCATTGAGATCCGCAGCGACGCCTTCAAGCTGTGCACCGGGCTGCAGCGGCCCTTCGGCCAGCGCGTGGAAAGCATCGGCCAGTGGCAG CACTTCGCTCTGCTCCTCAAGTACCTCATCCACGTGGCCATCCCCGATATCCCGGGCTGGGTGGCCGAGGAAATGGCCAAGCTGGAGTACCAGCGCCGCGAGGCCTTTAAG AGACACGAGCGCCAGGCCCAGCATCGCTACCAGCAGCAGCAGCGCAGGCggcgggaggaggaggagcgACAGCGCCATGCGGAGCACCATGCCCGGCGGGAGCATGACTCTGGTGGCCGAGAGGAGGCGAGGGCCGAGGGCTCTGGGCTGGACCCTGCCACCTCCTCCGAGAAGGCCTCTGCCAAGGCCAAGGGCAGCACTGCGGGTGGCCATGGGCCTGAACGGCCCAAGCGCCCAGGGTCCCTGCTGGCACCCAACAACGTCATGAAGTTGAAGCAGATCATCCCACTGCAGGGCAAATTCCTCTCGTCGGGGGCCACATCCTCACTGGCTGCTGCAGGGGCCGGAGCCACCACCCGGCCTCCCCCTGCCCAGTCACCCACAGGCAGCGACAcccgcctgcctgccttcctcagCTTCAAGTTCCTCAAGTCACCGGAGACCCGGCGGGACTCTGAGCGCAGCCACTCACCGCCCAAAGCCTTCCACGCTGGCAAGCTCTTCCCCTTTGGTGGCACCCGGGCTGAGCCTGGGTCCAACGGGGCGGGCGGGCAGGCCCGGCCAGATGGGACCCCCAGCAGTGGCAGCAGCCGGGTTCAGAGGAGTGGGCCAGTGGACGAGGCCCTGGCTGAGGAGCTGGAAGCCCCCCGGCCCGAAGAGGAAGGCTCAG GGACAGCGCTGGCCCCCGTGGGCGCCCCTGCCCTCCGCACCCGCCGCAGCCGGAgccccgcgccgccgccgccaatGCCGCTGCCCCGGCCCCCGACACCGCCCGCCGGCTGCTGGCAGTGGGACGGGCCCTGGGGCTGCGGGGGCGAGGGTGCCGCCCCCCGCCAGACCCTGGCCGCTGCCGAGTGCCCACCCTGTGCCATGGCCGGGCCCCCACCCGCCCCCCAGCCCCTGCCGGGAGACGCCAGCTTTTACAGCCTCCCGCCCCCACCGCTGCCGCCCACCTCGGATCCCCTCGAGACCCCAGCGCCCTCCcctagccccagccccagcccccaggccGTGTGCTGGCCGAGCGGCTGGCATTAG
- the ANO8 gene encoding anoctamin-8 isoform X1, producing the protein MAEAASGAGGTSLEGERGKRPPPEGEPAAPASGVLDKLFGKRLLQAGRYLVSHKAWMKTVPTENCDVLMTFPDTTDDHTLLWLLNHIRVGIPELIVQVRHHRHTRAYAFFVTATYESLLRGADELGLRKAVKAEFGGGTRGFSCEEDFIYENVESELRFFTSQERQSIIRFWLQNLRAKQGEALHNVRFLEDQPIIPELAARGIIQQVFPVHEQRILNRLMKSWVQAVCENQPLDDICDYFGVKIAMYFAWLGFYTSAMVYPAVFGSVLYTFTEADQTSRDVSCVVFALFNVIWSTLFLEEWKRRGAELAYKWGTLDSPGEAVEEPRPQFRGVRRISPITRAEEFYYPPWKRLLFQLLVSLPLCLACLVCVFLLMLGCFQLQELVLSVKGLPRLARFLPKVMLALLVSVSAEGYKKLAIWLNDMENYRLESAYEKHLIIKVVLFQFVNSYLSLFYIGFYLKDMERLKEMLATLLITRQFLQNVREVLQPHLYRRLGRGELGLRAVWELARALLGLLSLRRPAPRRLEPQADEGGGGGSGGGGRRCLSGGCGAPEEEEEAALVERRRAGEGGEEGDGPPGGKEEDEDDEEEEDEEEEEDEEEGEEGGLLDCGLRLKKVSFAERGAGRRRPGPSPEALLEEGSPTMVEKGLEPGVFTLAEEDDEAEGAPGSPEREPPAILFRRAGGEGRDQGPDGGPDPEPGSNSDSTRRQRRQNRSSWIDPPEEEHSPQLTQAELESSMKKYEDTFQDYQEMFVQFGYVVLFSSAFPLAALCALVNNLIEIRSDAFKLCTGLQRPFGQRVESIGQWQKVMEAMGVLAIVVNCYLIGQCGQLQRLFPWLSPEAAIVSVVVLEHFALLLKYLIHVAIPDIPGWVAEEMAKLEYQRREAFKRHERQAQHRYQQQQRRRREEEERQRHAEHHARREHDSGGREEARAEGSGLDPATSSEKASAKAKGSTAGGHGPERPKRPGSLLAPNNVMKLKQIIPLQGKFLSSGATSSLAAAGAGATTRPPPAQSPTGSDTRLPAFLSFKFLKSPETRRDSERSHSPPKAFHAGKLFPFGGTRAEPGSNGAGGQARPDGTPSSGSSRVQRSGPVDEALAEELEAPRPEEEGSGTALAPVGAPALRTRRSRSPAPPPPMPLPRPPTPPAGCWQWDGPWGCGGEGAAPRQTLAAAECPPCAMAGPPPAPQPLPGDASFYSLPPPPLPPTSDPLETPAPSPSPSPSPQAVCWPSGWH; encoded by the exons ATGGCCGAGGCCGCCTCAGGCGCCGGGGGCACGTCCCTGGAGGGCGAGCGTGGCAAGAGGCCCCCGCCGGAGGGCGAGCCTGCAGCCCCGGCGTCCGGAGTTCTGG ATAAGCTTTTCGGAAAGCGGCTCCTGCAGGCGGGTCGCTACCTGGTGTCCCACAAGGCGTGGATGAAGACGGTGCCTACAGAGAACTGCGACGTGCTGATGACCTTCCCAG ACACGACCGATGACCACACGCTGCTATGGCTGCTGAACCACATCCGCGTGGGCATCCCCGAGCTCATCGTGCAAGTCCGCCACCACCGCCACACGCGTGCCTACGCCTTCTTTGTCACCGCCACGTATGAGAG CCTACTCCGAGGGGCCGACGAGCTGGGTCTGCGCAAGGCAGTGAAGGCCGAGTTTGGCGGGGGCACCCGCGGCTTCTCCTGCGAGGAGGACTTTATCTATGAGAATGTGGAGAGCGAGCTACGCTTCTTCACCTCCCAG GAACGCCAGAGCATCATCCGCTTCTGGCTGCAGAATTTGCGTGCCAAGCAGGGAGAAGCACTCCACAACGTGCGCTTCCTGGAGGACCAGCCAATCA TCCCCGAGCTGGCAGCACGTGGGATCATCCAGCAGGTGTTCCCTGTCCACGAGCAGCGTATTCTGAACCGCCTCATGAAGTCATGGGTGCAGGCCGTGTGTGAAAACCAGCCTCTAG ATGACATCTGTGATTACTTTGGTGTGAAAATTGCCATGTACTTCGCCTGGCTGGGCTTCTACACGTCGGCTATGGTATACCCAGCTGTCTTTGGGTCTGTCCTGTACACATTCACAGAGGCTGATCAG ACAAGCCGGGATGTTTCCTGCGTGGTCTTTGCCCTCTTCAACGTGATCTGGTCGACGCTGTTCCTAGAGGAATGGAAGCGGAGAGGGGCTGAGCTGGCATACAAGTGGGGGACGCTGGACTCACCTGGGGAAGCCGTGGAGGAGCCACGCCCCCAGTTCAGG GGCGTGCGACGTATCAGCCCCATCACACGGGCCGAGGAGTTCTACTACCCGCCCTGGAAGCGGCTGCTCTTCCAGCTGCTTGTGAGCCTCCCCCTGTGCCTGGCGTGCCTCGTCTGTGTCTTCTTGCTCATGCTTGGCTGCTTCCAGCTGCAG GAGCTGGTGCTGAGCGTGAAGGGGTTGCCCCGTCTCGCCCGATTCCTGCCTAAGGTCATGCTGGCCCTGCTTGTCAGTGTGAGTGCCGAGGGCTACAAGAAGCTAGCCATCTGGCTCAATGACATGG AAAATTACCGGCTGGAGAGCGCCTATGAGAAGCACCTCATCATCAAAGTTGTCCTG TTCCAGTTTGTCAACTCGTACCTGAGCCTCTTCTACATCGGTTTCTACCTCAAGGACATGGAGCGCTTGAAAGAG ATGCTGGCCACGCTGCTGATCACCCGCCAGTTCCTCCAGAACGTGCGCGAGGTCCTGCAGCCGCACCTGTACCGGCGCCTGGGCCGCGGCGAGCTGGGCCTGCGGGCCGTCTGGGAGCTGGCCCGAGCCCTGCTTGGCCTCCTGAGCCTCCGGCGCCCTGCGCCCCGCCGCCTCGAACCCCAGGCGGATGAGGGCGGGGGCGGCGGCAGCGGGGGCGGGGGCCGCAGGTGCCTCAGCGGGGGCTGCGGGGcgccggaggaggaggaggaggcggcgcTGGTGGAGCGGCGGCGGGCGGGGGAAGGCGGGGAGGAGGGGGACGGGCCTCCAGGGGGCAAGGAGGAGGACGAGGacgacgaggaggaggaggacgaggaggaagaggaggacgaggaggagggcGAGGAAGGGGGCCTCCTGGACTGCGGGCTCCGGCTGAAGAAGGTCAGCTTCGCTGAGCGCGGCGCGGGGCGGCGTCGGCCCGGCCCAAGCCCGGAGGCCCTCCTGGAGGAAGGGAGCCCCACTATGGTGGAGAAGGGGCTGGAGCCGGGAGTGTTCACCCTGGCCGAGGAGGACGACGAGGCGGAGGGGGCTCCCGGCAGCCCTGAACGGGAGCCCCCGGCCATCTTGTTCCGCCGGGCCGGGGGCGAGGGCCGAGACCAGGGGCCCGACGGGGGCCCGGACCCGGAACCCGGCTCCAACAGCGATTCGACCCGTAGGCAGAGACGGCAGAACCGGTCGTCTTGGATTGACCCGCCGGAGGAGGAACACTCGCCCCAGCTCACCCAGGCAGAGCTGGAGAGCAGTATGAAGAAGTACGAG GACACGTTCCAGGACTACCAGGAGATGTTCGTGCAGTTCGGCTACGTCGTGCTGTTCTCGTCCGCCTTCCCCCTGGCGGCGCTGTGCGCCCTGGTCAACAACCTCATTGAGATCCGCAGCGACGCCTTCAAGCTGTGCACCGGGCTGCAGCGGCCCTTCGGCCAGCGCGTGGAAAGCATCGGCCAGTGGCAG AAGGTGATGGAGGCCATGGGTGTCCTAGCGATTGTGGTCAACTGCTACTTAATCGGCCAGTGCGGGCAGCTGCAGCGCCTCTTCCCCTGGCTGAGCCCGGAGGCAGCCATCGTGTCGGTGGTAGTGCTCGAG CACTTCGCTCTGCTCCTCAAGTACCTCATCCACGTGGCCATCCCCGATATCCCGGGCTGGGTGGCCGAGGAAATGGCCAAGCTGGAGTACCAGCGCCGCGAGGCCTTTAAG AGACACGAGCGCCAGGCCCAGCATCGCTACCAGCAGCAGCAGCGCAGGCggcgggaggaggaggagcgACAGCGCCATGCGGAGCACCATGCCCGGCGGGAGCATGACTCTGGTGGCCGAGAGGAGGCGAGGGCCGAGGGCTCTGGGCTGGACCCTGCCACCTCCTCCGAGAAGGCCTCTGCCAAGGCCAAGGGCAGCACTGCGGGTGGCCATGGGCCTGAACGGCCCAAGCGCCCAGGGTCCCTGCTGGCACCCAACAACGTCATGAAGTTGAAGCAGATCATCCCACTGCAGGGCAAATTCCTCTCGTCGGGGGCCACATCCTCACTGGCTGCTGCAGGGGCCGGAGCCACCACCCGGCCTCCCCCTGCCCAGTCACCCACAGGCAGCGACAcccgcctgcctgccttcctcagCTTCAAGTTCCTCAAGTCACCGGAGACCCGGCGGGACTCTGAGCGCAGCCACTCACCGCCCAAAGCCTTCCACGCTGGCAAGCTCTTCCCCTTTGGTGGCACCCGGGCTGAGCCTGGGTCCAACGGGGCGGGCGGGCAGGCCCGGCCAGATGGGACCCCCAGCAGTGGCAGCAGCCGGGTTCAGAGGAGTGGGCCAGTGGACGAGGCCCTGGCTGAGGAGCTGGAAGCCCCCCGGCCCGAAGAGGAAGGCTCAG GGACAGCGCTGGCCCCCGTGGGCGCCCCTGCCCTCCGCACCCGCCGCAGCCGGAgccccgcgccgccgccgccaatGCCGCTGCCCCGGCCCCCGACACCGCCCGCCGGCTGCTGGCAGTGGGACGGGCCCTGGGGCTGCGGGGGCGAGGGTGCCGCCCCCCGCCAGACCCTGGCCGCTGCCGAGTGCCCACCCTGTGCCATGGCCGGGCCCCCACCCGCCCCCCAGCCCCTGCCGGGAGACGCCAGCTTTTACAGCCTCCCGCCCCCACCGCTGCCGCCCACCTCGGATCCCCTCGAGACCCCAGCGCCCTCCcctagccccagccccagcccccaggccGTGTGCTGGCCGAGCGGCTGGCATTAG
- the ANO8 gene encoding anoctamin-8 isoform X3 produces the protein MAEAASGAGGTSLEGERGKRPPPEGEPAAPASGVLDKLFGKRLLQAGRYLVSHKAWMKTVPTENCDVLMTFPDTTDDHTLLWLLNHIRVGIPELIVQVRHHRHTRAYAFFVTATYESLLRGADELGLRKAVKAEFGGGTRGFSCEEDFIYENVESELRFFTSQERQSIIRFWLQNLRAKQGEALHNVRFLEDQPIIPELAARGIIQQVFPVHEQRILNRLMKSWVQAVCENQPLDDICDYFGVKIAMYFAWLGFYTSAMVYPAVFGSVLYTFTEADQTSRDVSCVVFALFNVIWSTLFLEEWKRRGAELAYKWGTLDSPGEAVEEPRPQFRGVRRISPITRAEEFYYPPWKRLLFQLLVSLPLCLACLVCVFLLMLGCFQLQELVLSVKGLPRLARFLPKVMLALLVSVSAEGYKKLAIWLNDMENYRLESAYEKHLIIKVVLFQFVNSYLSLFYIGFYLKDMERLKEMLATLLITRQFLQNVREVLQPHLYRRLGRGELGLRAVWELARALLGLLSLRRPAPRRLEPQADEGGGGGSGGGGRRCLSGGCGAPEEEEEAALVERRRAGEGGEEGDGPPGGKEEDEDDEEEEDEEEEEDEEEGEEGGLLDCGLRLKKVSFAERGAGRRRPGPSPEALLEEGSPTMVEKGLEPGVFTLAEEDDEAEGAPGSPEREPPAILFRRAGGEGRDQGPDGGPDPEPGSNSDSTRRQRRQNRSSWIDPPEEEHSPQLTQAELESSMKKYEDTFQDYQEMFVQFGYVVLFSSAFPLAALCALVNNLIEIRSDAFKLCTGLQRPFGQRVESIGQWQKVMEAMGVLAIVVNCYLIGQCGQLQRLFPWLSPEAAIVSVVVLEHFALLLKYLIHVAIPDIPGWVAEEMAKLEYQRREAFKRHERQAQHRYQQQQRRRREEEERQRHAEHHARREHDSGGREEARAEGSGLDPATSSEKASAKAKGSTAGGHGPERPKRPGSLLAPNNVMKLKQIIPLQGKFLSSGATSSLAAAGAGATTRPPPAQSPTGSDTRLPAFLSFKFLKSPETRRDSERSHSPPKAFHAGTALAPVGAPALRTRRSRSPAPPPPMPLPRPPTPPAGCWQWDGPWGCGGEGAAPRQTLAAAECPPCAMAGPPPAPQPLPGDASFYSLPPPPLPPTSDPLETPAPSPSPSPSPQAVCWPSGWH, from the exons ATGGCCGAGGCCGCCTCAGGCGCCGGGGGCACGTCCCTGGAGGGCGAGCGTGGCAAGAGGCCCCCGCCGGAGGGCGAGCCTGCAGCCCCGGCGTCCGGAGTTCTGG ATAAGCTTTTCGGAAAGCGGCTCCTGCAGGCGGGTCGCTACCTGGTGTCCCACAAGGCGTGGATGAAGACGGTGCCTACAGAGAACTGCGACGTGCTGATGACCTTCCCAG ACACGACCGATGACCACACGCTGCTATGGCTGCTGAACCACATCCGCGTGGGCATCCCCGAGCTCATCGTGCAAGTCCGCCACCACCGCCACACGCGTGCCTACGCCTTCTTTGTCACCGCCACGTATGAGAG CCTACTCCGAGGGGCCGACGAGCTGGGTCTGCGCAAGGCAGTGAAGGCCGAGTTTGGCGGGGGCACCCGCGGCTTCTCCTGCGAGGAGGACTTTATCTATGAGAATGTGGAGAGCGAGCTACGCTTCTTCACCTCCCAG GAACGCCAGAGCATCATCCGCTTCTGGCTGCAGAATTTGCGTGCCAAGCAGGGAGAAGCACTCCACAACGTGCGCTTCCTGGAGGACCAGCCAATCA TCCCCGAGCTGGCAGCACGTGGGATCATCCAGCAGGTGTTCCCTGTCCACGAGCAGCGTATTCTGAACCGCCTCATGAAGTCATGGGTGCAGGCCGTGTGTGAAAACCAGCCTCTAG ATGACATCTGTGATTACTTTGGTGTGAAAATTGCCATGTACTTCGCCTGGCTGGGCTTCTACACGTCGGCTATGGTATACCCAGCTGTCTTTGGGTCTGTCCTGTACACATTCACAGAGGCTGATCAG ACAAGCCGGGATGTTTCCTGCGTGGTCTTTGCCCTCTTCAACGTGATCTGGTCGACGCTGTTCCTAGAGGAATGGAAGCGGAGAGGGGCTGAGCTGGCATACAAGTGGGGGACGCTGGACTCACCTGGGGAAGCCGTGGAGGAGCCACGCCCCCAGTTCAGG GGCGTGCGACGTATCAGCCCCATCACACGGGCCGAGGAGTTCTACTACCCGCCCTGGAAGCGGCTGCTCTTCCAGCTGCTTGTGAGCCTCCCCCTGTGCCTGGCGTGCCTCGTCTGTGTCTTCTTGCTCATGCTTGGCTGCTTCCAGCTGCAG GAGCTGGTGCTGAGCGTGAAGGGGTTGCCCCGTCTCGCCCGATTCCTGCCTAAGGTCATGCTGGCCCTGCTTGTCAGTGTGAGTGCCGAGGGCTACAAGAAGCTAGCCATCTGGCTCAATGACATGG AAAATTACCGGCTGGAGAGCGCCTATGAGAAGCACCTCATCATCAAAGTTGTCCTG TTCCAGTTTGTCAACTCGTACCTGAGCCTCTTCTACATCGGTTTCTACCTCAAGGACATGGAGCGCTTGAAAGAG ATGCTGGCCACGCTGCTGATCACCCGCCAGTTCCTCCAGAACGTGCGCGAGGTCCTGCAGCCGCACCTGTACCGGCGCCTGGGCCGCGGCGAGCTGGGCCTGCGGGCCGTCTGGGAGCTGGCCCGAGCCCTGCTTGGCCTCCTGAGCCTCCGGCGCCCTGCGCCCCGCCGCCTCGAACCCCAGGCGGATGAGGGCGGGGGCGGCGGCAGCGGGGGCGGGGGCCGCAGGTGCCTCAGCGGGGGCTGCGGGGcgccggaggaggaggaggaggcggcgcTGGTGGAGCGGCGGCGGGCGGGGGAAGGCGGGGAGGAGGGGGACGGGCCTCCAGGGGGCAAGGAGGAGGACGAGGacgacgaggaggaggaggacgaggaggaagaggaggacgaggaggagggcGAGGAAGGGGGCCTCCTGGACTGCGGGCTCCGGCTGAAGAAGGTCAGCTTCGCTGAGCGCGGCGCGGGGCGGCGTCGGCCCGGCCCAAGCCCGGAGGCCCTCCTGGAGGAAGGGAGCCCCACTATGGTGGAGAAGGGGCTGGAGCCGGGAGTGTTCACCCTGGCCGAGGAGGACGACGAGGCGGAGGGGGCTCCCGGCAGCCCTGAACGGGAGCCCCCGGCCATCTTGTTCCGCCGGGCCGGGGGCGAGGGCCGAGACCAGGGGCCCGACGGGGGCCCGGACCCGGAACCCGGCTCCAACAGCGATTCGACCCGTAGGCAGAGACGGCAGAACCGGTCGTCTTGGATTGACCCGCCGGAGGAGGAACACTCGCCCCAGCTCACCCAGGCAGAGCTGGAGAGCAGTATGAAGAAGTACGAG GACACGTTCCAGGACTACCAGGAGATGTTCGTGCAGTTCGGCTACGTCGTGCTGTTCTCGTCCGCCTTCCCCCTGGCGGCGCTGTGCGCCCTGGTCAACAACCTCATTGAGATCCGCAGCGACGCCTTCAAGCTGTGCACCGGGCTGCAGCGGCCCTTCGGCCAGCGCGTGGAAAGCATCGGCCAGTGGCAG AAGGTGATGGAGGCCATGGGTGTCCTAGCGATTGTGGTCAACTGCTACTTAATCGGCCAGTGCGGGCAGCTGCAGCGCCTCTTCCCCTGGCTGAGCCCGGAGGCAGCCATCGTGTCGGTGGTAGTGCTCGAG CACTTCGCTCTGCTCCTCAAGTACCTCATCCACGTGGCCATCCCCGATATCCCGGGCTGGGTGGCCGAGGAAATGGCCAAGCTGGAGTACCAGCGCCGCGAGGCCTTTAAG AGACACGAGCGCCAGGCCCAGCATCGCTACCAGCAGCAGCAGCGCAGGCggcgggaggaggaggagcgACAGCGCCATGCGGAGCACCATGCCCGGCGGGAGCATGACTCTGGTGGCCGAGAGGAGGCGAGGGCCGAGGGCTCTGGGCTGGACCCTGCCACCTCCTCCGAGAAGGCCTCTGCCAAGGCCAAGGGCAGCACTGCGGGTGGCCATGGGCCTGAACGGCCCAAGCGCCCAGGGTCCCTGCTGGCACCCAACAACGTCATGAAGTTGAAGCAGATCATCCCACTGCAGGGCAAATTCCTCTCGTCGGGGGCCACATCCTCACTGGCTGCTGCAGGGGCCGGAGCCACCACCCGGCCTCCCCCTGCCCAGTCACCCACAGGCAGCGACAcccgcctgcctgccttcctcagCTTCAAGTTCCTCAAGTCACCGGAGACCCGGCGGGACTCTGAGCGCAGCCACTCACCGCCCAAAGCCTTCCACGCTG GGACAGCGCTGGCCCCCGTGGGCGCCCCTGCCCTCCGCACCCGCCGCAGCCGGAgccccgcgccgccgccgccaatGCCGCTGCCCCGGCCCCCGACACCGCCCGCCGGCTGCTGGCAGTGGGACGGGCCCTGGGGCTGCGGGGGCGAGGGTGCCGCCCCCCGCCAGACCCTGGCCGCTGCCGAGTGCCCACCCTGTGCCATGGCCGGGCCCCCACCCGCCCCCCAGCCCCTGCCGGGAGACGCCAGCTTTTACAGCCTCCCGCCCCCACCGCTGCCGCCCACCTCGGATCCCCTCGAGACCCCAGCGCCCTCCcctagccccagccccagcccccaggccGTGTGCTGGCCGAGCGGCTGGCATTAG